CTTTCATTGCAAATGTATTTTCATGGATGGCTATCGCATTAGGTATTACTGCATTTTTTGCTTATACTTTCAGTAAAAGCGATGCATTTTTTAATTCTATGTTCACTGCAACAGGAATGTCGCCATTAGGTTGGATTATTATGCTTTCACCTTTTGCTATTGTTATGGCAATGTCGTTTGGTGCAAATAAATTTTCTGCCGGTACATTGACATTACTTTTCATTGCCTATGCATTTCTTATGGGTTTAAGTCTTAGTTTTATTTTCTGGGCTTATACTGCAGGTTCAATATTTATAACTTTCGCTGTTACTGCCGGAACATTTGCTGTTATGGCTTTTGCCGGATACACTACTAAAACAGACCTTTCTAAGATGGGAGCTATTTTGTCGATGGCTCTAATAGG
This sequence is a window from Bacteroidales bacterium. Protein-coding genes within it:
- a CDS encoding Bax inhibitor-1/YccA family protein, yielding MFNFNQNQNNENTYVNPNTGAIAVPKTFIANVFSWMAIALGITAFFAYTFSKSDAFFNSMFTATGMSPLGWIIMLSPFAIVMAMSFGANKFSAGTLTLLFIAYAFLMGLSLSFIFWAYTAGSIFITFAVTAGTFAVMAFAGYTTKTDLSKMGAILSMALIGIIIAMIVNFFMHSQQLDYIVSILGVLIFTGLTAWDVQKLKRIGAQAYEGSETTRKLVIMGALTLYLDFINLFLFLLRFLGNRK